The Falco naumanni isolate bFalNau1 chromosome 1, bFalNau1.pat, whole genome shotgun sequence genome window below encodes:
- the HIC2 gene encoding hypermethylated in cancer 2 protein, producing the protein MELPNHAKQLLLQLNQQRAKGFLCDVIIVVENALFRAHKNILAASSMYFKSLVLHDNLINLDTDMVNPTVFRQILDFIYTGKLLTTDQPGEQNFNALLTAASYLQLHDLAALCRKKLKRNGKSFAGKAGGLGVGRSARSQRLSTASVIQARYSGSNEGLKGSHSKELSKGKLSDDEVFISSSNQENCHSLSRGASKNGGGGSSANGSTGDQELGLDLSKKSPSLPVAASHDDTQHSESQHGSPQSASAPAANSASSFDESGVGAPHSMADSSDPMEMDLSEECHHSLTESSQRKGLRHSSRKKEWIKKDNAFDRKEGGKDRDEGEGLPNGILLGPLSKSVERSLAGAYGADLPYPCKEEVENGKENSDDSGQSESESGGHTSANYVYRQEGFEPVAYGDNLYVCIPCGKGFPSSEQLNAHVETHTEEDLYIKEEGTYGGKDEAEDLSNPNQSYGTESRPFKCSVCEKSYKDPATLRQHEKTHWLTRPFPCNICGKMFTQRGTMTRHMRSHLGLKPFACEECGMRFTRQYRLTEHMRVHSGEKPYECQLCGGKFTQQRNLISHLRMHTSPT; encoded by the coding sequence ATGGAACTGCCAAATCATGCCAAACAACTGCTACTGCAGCTGAACCAGCAACGAGCCAAAGGTTTCCTCTGTGATGTTATCATCGTGGTAGAAAATGCCCTGTTTCGTGCCCATAAGAACAtcctggcagccagcagcatgtATTTCAAATCCCTTGTCCTGCATGACAACCTGATTAACTTAGACACGGACATGGTGAACCCCACCGTGTTCCGGCAGATCTTGGACTTTATTTATACTGGTAAGCTCTTAACGACTGACCAGCCCGGTGAACAGAACTTTAATGCTCTCCTCACCGCAGCAAGCTACCTCCAACTGCACGACctggcagctctctgcagaaagaagctgaagcGGAATGGCAAGTCCTTTGCTGGCAAGGCCGGTGGCCTTGGTGTTGGGAGATCTGCCAGGAGTCAGAGACTTTCCACTGCTTCGGTCATCCAAGCTCGCTATTCAGGGTCAAACGAGGGGTTGAAGGGCTCACATTCAAAGGAGCTATCAAAGGGAAAGCTCTCTGATGACGAGGTCTTCATCAGCAGCTCCAACCAAGAGAACTGTCACTCCTTAAGCAGGGGAGCCAGTAAGAACGGCGGTGGGGGCAGCAGTGCAAATGGGAGCACCGGCGACCAGGAGCTAGGCCTCGACCTGTCCAAAAAAAGCCCGTCGCTCCCTGTTGCAGCCTCCCACGATGACACGCAGCACAGCGAAAGCCAGCATGGCTCTCCCCAATCTGCCTCAGCCCCCGCAGCCAACAGTGCCTCATCGTTCGACGAGTCTGGAGTCGGAGCCCCCCACAGCATGGCAGACAGCAGTGACCCCATGGAGATGGATCTGAGTGAAGAGTGCCACCACTCACTGACGGAGAGCAGCCAGCGCAAGGGCCTCCGCCACTCATCCCGCAAGAAGGAGTGGATCAAGAAAGACAATGCCTTTGACCGAAAGGAGGGGGGCAAAGACAGGGACGAGGGTGAAGGGCTGCCCAATGGTATCCTGCTGGGGCCCTTGTCCAAGTCTGTGGAGCGGAGTCTGGCTGGGGCCTATGGCGCAGACCTACCCTACCCGTGTAAGGAGGAGGTGGAAAATGGTAAGGAGAACAGCGATGACAGCGGCCAGAGTGAGAGCGAGAGCGGCGGGCACACTAGTGCCAACTATGTCTACCGGCAGGAGGGGTTTGAGCCAGTGGCCTACGGTGACAACCTGTATGTCTGTATCCCCTGTGGCAAAGGTTTccccagctctgagcagctcaATGCCCATGTGGAGACGCACACTGAGGAAGACCTTTACATCAAGGAGGAAGGCACATACGGCGGCAAGGATGAAGCTGAGGATTTATCCAACCCCAACCAGTCCTATGGCACGGAGTCCCGGCCCTTCAAGTGTTCGGTGTGTGAGAAGAGCTACAAGGATCCAGCCACGCTGCGGCAGCATGAGAAGACTCATTGGCTGACGCGGCCCTTCCCTTGCAACATCTGTGGCAAGATGTTCACGCAGCGGGGCACCATGACACGGCACATGCGCAGCCACTTGGGGCTCAAGCCCTTTGCTTGCGAGGAATGCGGGATGCGCTTTACCCGGCAGTACCGACTGACAGAGCATATGCGTGTCCACTCAGGAGAAAAACCTTACGAATGTCAACTGTGTGGTGGGAAATTCACCCAGCAGCGCAATCTGATCAGCCACCTGCGAATGCATACCTCTCCCACATAA